The Salvia miltiorrhiza cultivar Shanhuang (shh) chromosome 2, IMPLAD_Smil_shh, whole genome shotgun sequence DNA window tggggtttgccggattcttaatggaggataaacctccaaccccgagtgaaggggagacgagccaagaaattcgtgccggatatttaaactggtgccgcggcgactacttgtgccgtaacaccgttctcatgtctctggacgaacggctctatcgtgttttcaaggttcatgaaaccgcgaaacaattgtgggaggcccttgatttgaaatatcaagtggacaaggcaaatactaccaagtatattgtcgccaaatggttggaatacaaaatggtcgactcccggccattgatggaccaagtggaagaattccaaaatctttcacatgaggttcaagccgaagggatgcccttggcggatgcattgctcgttgcaatcatcatagagaaattacctcctagttggagaaaatttcaaaaccttttgaagcatgagcgctcggagatgtccgtgccgatattaatatccaagcttcaaatggaggatcacgtgagaagtcgtgatcaaaagggaaaagctccgatggaggcaaaggccaatctcaccgagaaaggcggtccctccaacaaacgtggtcgccctaaccctaataataagggtaaagggaagcaaagcggtagtcaaccatcaaagtttgatggtgtatgttataattgtgacaaaaaaggtcacatggctaaggattgccgcaagccaaagcggaagaaagcaaatggcaacgtgaacaacgtcgagaaggacttcgacgattggaaccacgatgactttgctgccatgatctccgaggtgaatcatgtggacaacccgaacgcttggttcgtggataccggcgctaccgtccatatatgcataaatcgtgagttgttccacaactacaaggaagtggaaaacaaaacgataatggaggctagcgagcggacatcccaagtccttggcatgggagatgtgattcttcaactcacgtcgggcgtggagatcacattaaaagacgtattacacgttccaactgtccgaaagaatttaatttcgggctttaggcttacgaataaggattttgaattgtttttcaaatctgactatgttgtaatacgcaagtggggaaagttcctagggaaaggctatgcctccgaaggacttttcaaacttggtgtaagagcttgtaagcctgccaaggctaagatcaataaatatgcatcaacctcttctgcttacttgattgagtgttctgatttatggcattgtagacttggacatgttaatctaaatgctataaagagattagtaaaaatgaatttactaaaagttgatgaatacaactcacaagaaaaatgtgaagtttgtgttgaagccaaaatggctaagttaccgtttaaatcggtaaaaaggagcactcaacctttggaacttattcacaccgatgtttgtgatttaaagttcgtgcaaactagaggtggcaagaagtactttatcacctttatagacgattgcacaaagtattgttacctttacttattgaaaagtaaagatgaggctattgaagcttttataaacttcaaaaatgaagccgagaatcaacttggatgtcgaattaagatggttcgaagtgatagaggtggagagtatgtagctccgtttgctgaattatgcaacgaaagtggtataatccatcaaacgacggctccttattcaccacaatctaacggcgttgctgaacgcaagaatcgaactcttaaggagatgatgaatgccttgttgattagttcaggattaccccagaacatgtggggggaagctgtcttaacggccaactatatcttgaacaagattccactcaaagggaaagatgtaactccctatgagctatggaaaggaaggaaaccttcgtataaatacctcaaagtgtgggggtgtttagccaaggtagaagtgcctttaccaaagcaagttacaataggacctaaaacggtggattgtatcttcattggtcatgcacttaatagcagtgcctatcgttttatagtgcacagatcggagatacctgatatacatgttgggacaacgatagaatcaaggaatgctatattctttgaaaatatctatcctaacaaggataaaggtacatcgaactctaatgatggagttgatggtgatgctacaggttctaaacctatggaagtagctagtaattctactcaagtagatgatgccacgggttctaatcatgtaccacctaataggaaaagaccaaggtctaaacctatggatgtagaaccgagacgtggggaacgagttagaaaagctaatgtctatggaccggattatgttgtcttgatgctagatggcgaaccggtgacgatcaAAGAAGCTTtatctggctcagatgcagctctctggaaagaagccatcgatattgagattgattccattatgcagaatcatacttgggtgctagtagatctaccacctggtgctaaagctttaggatgcaaatggatcctaaagaagaagtacaaatctgatggtactatagataagtacaaagcccgacttgtcgttcaaggtttcaggcagaaagaagggtacgatttcttcgatacctattcacctgtgactagactaacatctattcggatgcttctcgctattgctgccttgcacaatctcgagattcaccaaatggatgtgaaaactgcgttcttgtatggcgagttggaagatgaaatatatatgaagcaacctgaagggtttgtagtacctgggcaagagcacaaagtatgcaaacttcaaaggtctttatatgggttgaagcaagcaccgcttcaatggcatttaaaatttgacagtgtaatgttgtcaaatggattcagaatcaatgagtgcgataaatgtatctacattaagaattctaataacggatatgttattgtttgtctttatgtagatgacatgctcatcatgggaagtaattcccgagtgattcaagaaaccaaaggcatgctaagtaaaaattttagtatgaaagatatgggcttagctgatgttatccttggaattaaaattctaagaagacctgatggtattgctataacacaatctcactacgttgagaaagtgttaaagaaattcaacgcttttgacaagccaatagctaagacaccatgggaacctaatgtgcatttgagtgtacacaagggagaacctgttgacgcgttagaatatgcgaagattattgggagcctgatgtatctaacaaattgcactcgtcccgatatagcatgctcggtcaacaagttgagcagctttacagctaaccctagtaatgaacattggaaagctcttgaaagggttttgagatatttgaaatatactcaaaactatgcgattcattatactagggaaccctctgtacttgaagggtactgtgatgcaaattggatatctgatgccaaagactcgttttcaacgagcggttatgtattcactgtggggggtggtgctgtgtcttggaaatccaagaagcaaacatgtattgctagatcgaccatggaatcagaattcatagctttggataaagctggtgaagaagccgagtggcttagaaatttcctcgaggatattccatgttggtcaaaacctgtgtcgtccgtgataattcattgtgatagtcaagctgctatcggacgagcacaaaaccatttgtataacggtaagtcgagacatattcgtcgacgtcataataccgtgagacatttgatcactagtggagttatctcaattgattatataagatcaattgataacatagcggatcctttgacaaaaagtatccatcgagatcaaatgtataaactgttagggggaatgggtttgaagtccacaaattaaggataatcatagtggcaacccaaccatgatgactggaggatcccaagaacttggttcaatgggacaactaagttatgaaaatccgtgtgttgaacactcgaattgcctattccttgtagaacagtgagtgttcggaaacctgcacgtggtgaggttaagtctttgacttttaatgactctagaactcctcgaagaggacaagtatagcaggatacttgagttaagagtcacctatgtaagtgtgaagtggggccgcttcgattgaaacacttatgaatccaaagaggtgttccaaggcctgtaatggacacaaacgtgagaacgaataaggattgaagcaatattgtgtcaatattgttgactaagtatacaccgaggaggactagttcaaggaacacaatccactaggccgccggtatactcgataatattgactatggcaggttcaaagccacaagctacctttccaaaagCAATGTTGTTTCTTAAGAAGACTGAGCTAAATGTCTGCATACATacgcatactgatttctcactcatgtgggggattgttggaaatatggttttatgcctaatctgaaaattattatttaattaaatatttattatttaattaaaataataattggatgttaatctacatctcgagtagatcaacgtgatatacttgaagtctcaaaaccgatttccggtgagtgagatattgtatgtcaaagtttgattgttgaagagggaaaatcagtttcaacttctgcgttcaacgattgcggccacctaccgcagccgccggaattgactgtttcaacttctgcgttcaacgattgcggccacctaccgcagccgccggagttgactgccgatccgttcacactcggtttaacacctataaatatgggtgtgtggtgagctttagaattcactctgaaaactcacaactcacaactcacaaaatagtctgcattctgcattccacctctagctcagttttcgatccttattcagttcgccggagctcgccggattgtggtgctacatccgccgagacgaagtcgttttacctttggggaagatacgccaaaccgaagagcactaccggggcgataatcttcttgcgggaagagattcatctcgactcgacttagtttatacgtataatttatttatacaatatatttcagttgtatacaattatttgagttgtaatttctcaaattattttctttgtaatattttcaattattttgagttgtaatatctcaaaatatttattttgtaatatctcgatcgtgtacccggttctaacaaatgtatattctCGTTGAGACATATCATCGAACACGTAGTGTCCTTTCAAGCAAGCAGAGTTTAGCAAAATGAATTCTCGAGAAATTGCAAGCTGAAGTATTAAATTCTAAAAtcaatcaaaaaataaaaataaaaataaaaagtgacaTTCTGATAAAAAGTAATCGAAGTacctatttttatatattatcatTCCAAATGGAACACTCCAAACTTTTGTGAATTGGGGATTTTCAATTGTAATTCATCTATCAacaattgaatttattttttcttcccTTTTCTCCATCTTGAATCATAGTTTCGTGAATTTGCAGCTCAAGGATTTTTGCTTTCCAAGAATTTTTCTCTCAGGTATTACCTACAAGCTTCCGAAAATTGGGGAATGCCGTAATCCAGCTTCAATTTAGTTTGTGCcttatcttcttattttcttACAATTGCTGTTTGAAATTtcttgcatatatatatatatttgacgATTGTAAGTAAATCAAGAAATTGACCATTTCTTTATCTAGATGATATGCCGTTTATTGCTCGGTTAATTGCTTTTTAAGTCAAATTTGGAATTCTGTTGATTCATTCATTGAAAATCATTTCTCATGTTCATACATGGCAAAGGGAAAATGTTGAATGCTGATGTCATTTGCCCGCTAAACTCCAAAATTCTTGATGAAAAGCTCGAGATTTTGGTGATTCTCGATTCACTAAAAACAAAAGAGAACAATTTTTGAGGAGACTATAATTTTCGTGGATGAGAGAGTATATGATTCGATGTACTTGGAAATAACTGTAAGAAAATTAAGGTGGGGGTAATAGCCCTCCACCACCGATTGTAAAAGTAAATAGCCGCCTAatcgtgtgcgtgtgttggctaaggtaaggggttaatgtctaaggccAAAGTCTTGGGTTCAAGTCCCCTGTGGTGCGGCCATTTAATTTAATCTAAtaatgtaaatttatcaaaaaaaaaaaaaatagccgcCTAATCTCCATTTAATTGTATCCAAAAGCTGTCGTGATTATTTTTGTGCTCAACTATACGATTGTCATTTGCTATTGTCATTACATATAATGATATAAGAATTAGGCCGACTGCAAAATAGTAAAGCATTATACTTCCATGATCTTGTCCAAAAACTAAGCAGAAACTATGTTATCATCCAACACTTTTGTTTGATATATGAAGCATTGTTCAGAGCCCTCGAACAATGGATGCCGGCGCGATTCTCCCCAGACGGCGCCTCATAGGCGCAACGTGGAGGGAAGCCTTAGCCAGGAAGCAGAGCCGCCTCCTAGCTGAATTTCTCTGGAGAAACTCTGCCCCGATGAAGCCGGCGGAAGAAACGGCATCGCAGGATTCGGAAGCAGAGCTTCACATTCAGACAACACTATCCCCTGATTTGCTCAACCAAATTTTCATGTTGCTCCCTGCTGAATCCCTCTTCAGGCTGCAGTTTGTGTGCAAGCAATGGTTCGGATTGATCAATACCCCTACTTTCGTGACTAGCCACGCTCGGAAATCGGAGACAGTTTTGTTATCTCAACATTTGGCCTTTTGGCCTAACGAAGGGAAGCCAAAGGCGTACTTCCATTTCTTGAGTTTGGATTGTTTGAGCAGTAGCTTTGTGGAGTCAAGTGTGCCCGATCTGGCTAGCGTTCGAGCAAGCTACAACGGCTTGGTTCTTGCATCTAATGGGAGGAGGAAGAGATTGGTGCTCATGAATCCCATCACAGGGAAGCATGTTGAGCTTCCATTAGGTGTTTCGAGTCACCATCTATGTGAATCATTTGGTATAGCATTTTGTAGTGAGGCGAAAACGTATAAAGTTGTGCACTTGTTTCGTGAGGTATTAGGGGGTGTTGGCTGTGAGATCTTGAGCGTTGATACAAGGAAATGGATGAGAATCAAGGGGCCTCATGAATCAATACGGGTTAGGCAGATGCCGGTGTCTGTGGGTGGATCGTTGCACTGGCTGGCGTCTAAGCGGGAGCGTGATTGCTTCGTCTCCATGGATGTGAGAGGTGAGAGGTTTGTCGCCAAGAAGCTGCCCGCGAAGAGGGAGTGGGGCGATAGGCTGGTGGAGATAGGAGGGAGTCTTGGATTTGTGAGTCATGCAGAGGTTAATACATTTCAAGTATGGATTATGAATGGGTTGGGGGAGTGTTGGATGAAGAGATGTAGCATCAATTTGAGTGGTTGTGTTCCGGTTTGTAGCCGGAGAGACGGGGAGGAGATGGTGCTCGAGTCCGCTGGGGGTCGCTTGTGTGTTTACAACTTTGGTAGGGATGAAACGAGGGTGGTGAATGGTGGTGGTGAGCCATGGTTTGGGAAGAAGATAAACAGGCTTTATATTCCTCATCGGAACACTCTTAATTGTATCATGTGGTgagcaaatatatatatgtatcaaCAATTTGTAATGTAATTCCTTTTCCTTCTAAATAAAGGTGTCAAAACAGGTCTGATCCATCATATTTTTGGCCTGCACGAATTGCATATTTGGCAGAGTTGGCTTGTTTGGTAGAGTTGGAGGGTCGAGGCGGCGCGGGGTTTGAGGAGGCGAAGGAGGCAGCGATACATGGCGGCGAGAGGAAGCGGTGGATGACAAAGGTGGGAGGGGAGGAAGAGGAAGGAGAGAATGAGGTACTGGTGGTGGTGAGAAATAAGGTGGGGAGGCGACAGGTAGTAAAAAAAtcaaatgagagagagagtaatgaattgattaagaattttaattaagCTCGAATTATGCTCCAAAAGGAAATCATGCCATGTTACTTGGGACGGTCCAAAAAGGAATACAAAtcataaataatggg harbors:
- the LOC131010176 gene encoding F-box/LRR-repeat/kelch-repeat protein At2g27520-like isoform X1, producing the protein MDAGAILPRRRLIGATWREALARKQSRLLAEFLWRNSAPMKPAEETASQDSEAELHIQTTLSPDLLNQIFMLLPAESLFRLQFVCKQWFGLINTPTFVTSHARKSETVLLSQHLAFWPNEGKPKAYFHFLSLDCLSSSFVESSVPDLASVRASYNGLVLASNGRRKRLVLMNPITGKHVELPLGVSSHHLCESFGIAFCSEAKTYKVVHLFREVLGGVGCEILSVDTRKWMRIKGPHESIRVRQMPVSVGGSLHWLASKRERDCFVSMDVRGERFVAKKLPAKREWGDRLVEIGGSLGFVSHAEVNTFQVWIMNGLGECWMKRCSINLSGCVPVCSRRDGEEMVLESAGGRLCVYNFGRDETRVVNGGGEPWFGKKINRLYIPHRNTLNCIMW
- the LOC131010176 gene encoding F-box/LRR-repeat/kelch-repeat protein At2g27520-like isoform X2, translating into MDAGAILPRRRLIGATWREALARKQSRLLAEFLWRNSAPMKPAEETASQDSEAELHIQTTLSPDLLNQIFMLLPAESLFRLQFVCKQWFGLINTPTFVTSHARKSETVLLSQHLAFWPNEGKPKAYFHFLSLDCLSSSFVESSVPDLASVRASYNGLVLASNGRRKRLVLMNPITGKHVELPLGVSSHHLCESFGIAFCSEAKTYKVVHLFREVLGGVGCEILSVDTRKWMRIKGPHESIRVRQMPVSVGGSLHWLASKRERDCFVSMDVRGERFVAKKLPAKREWGDRLVEIGGSLGFVSHAEVNTFQVWIMNGLGECWMKRCSINLSGCVPVCSRRDGEEMVLESAGGRLCVYNFGRDETRVVNGGGEPWFGKKINRLYIPHRNTLNCIM